A region from the Polaribacter sp. Hel1_33_78 genome encodes:
- a CDS encoding NUDIX domain-containing protein: MMFSFAMDELIDILTPNGKSTGKTALKSEAHKNGWFHATAHIWFFTSDRKILLQKRALTKKVFPGIWDISVAGHIGAGEDIVEGAKREVFEEIGIEIGEKDLIKIGTRIHQVSHENGIQDNEHHHVFITELKVNISTLTMQKEEVDGLELWDLNVLNQTKSLENVLLPKFHDYYRSVYDKINTHLEST, translated from the coding sequence ATGATGTTTTCTTTTGCAATGGATGAATTAATTGATATTTTAACACCTAACGGAAAATCAACAGGAAAAACAGCATTAAAATCTGAAGCCCATAAAAACGGCTGGTTTCATGCAACAGCTCATATTTGGTTTTTTACCTCGGATAGAAAAATATTACTTCAAAAAAGAGCGCTTACAAAGAAGGTGTTTCCCGGAATTTGGGATATTTCCGTTGCTGGACACATTGGAGCTGGTGAAGATATTGTAGAAGGTGCAAAAAGAGAAGTTTTTGAAGAAATTGGGATAGAAATAGGAGAAAAAGACCTCATCAAAATAGGTACTAGAATTCATCAAGTTTCTCATGAAAATGGAATCCAAGACAATGAGCATCATCATGTATTTATAACCGAATTAAAGGTTAATATTTCGACTTTAACGATGCAAAAAGAAGAAGTTGATGGTTTAGAATTGTGGGATTTGAACGTATTAAATCAAACAAAAAGCCTAGAAAACGTTTTGCTGCCAAAGTTTCATGATTATTATCGTTCTGTGTATGATAAAATTAATACACATTTGGAATCAACTTAA
- a CDS encoding M42 family metallopeptidase, with protein MAKETILNKSSLTFLEKYLNNAAPTGYEWESQKIWMEYLKPYVDTFITDTYGSAVGVINPDAKYKVVIEGHADEISWYVNYISDNGLIYVIRNGGSDHQIAPSKIVNIHTKNGIVKGVFGWPAIHTRDKGKEEAPKPDNIFIDTGCTTKKEVEDLGIHVGCVITYPDEFHILNGDKFVCRALDNRMGGFMIAEVARLLKENKKELPFGLYITNSVQEEIGLRGAEMITQTIQPNVAIVTDVTHDTTTPMIDKNKEGLLEMGKGPVIAYAPAVQQKLRDLITETAVANKIPFQRSALSRATGTDTDAFAYSNGGVASALISLPLRYMHTTVEMVHRNDVENVIKMIYETLLNIKNGETFSYFE; from the coding sequence ATGGCAAAAGAAACAATTTTAAATAAAAGCTCACTTACATTTTTAGAAAAATATCTAAACAATGCGGCTCCTACAGGCTATGAATGGGAAAGTCAAAAAATTTGGATGGAGTATCTTAAGCCTTATGTGGATACTTTCATTACAGATACGTACGGCTCTGCAGTTGGTGTAATAAATCCTGATGCAAAATACAAAGTTGTAATCGAAGGTCATGCAGATGAGATCTCTTGGTATGTAAATTATATTTCTGATAATGGTTTAATTTATGTGATTAGAAATGGAGGTTCAGATCATCAAATTGCACCAAGTAAAATTGTAAACATTCACACTAAAAACGGCATTGTAAAAGGTGTTTTTGGTTGGCCTGCAATTCACACAAGAGATAAAGGAAAAGAAGAGGCTCCAAAACCTGACAATATTTTTATAGATACAGGCTGCACCACAAAAAAAGAGGTTGAAGATTTAGGCATACATGTAGGATGTGTTATCACTTATCCAGATGAATTTCATATTTTAAATGGAGATAAATTTGTTTGTAGAGCTTTGGACAACAGAATGGGTGGCTTTATGATTGCCGAAGTTGCTCGTCTATTAAAAGAAAACAAAAAAGAATTACCTTTCGGATTGTACATTACCAATTCTGTGCAGGAAGAAATTGGTCTACGCGGTGCAGAAATGATTACACAAACTATTCAACCAAATGTAGCAATTGTAACAGATGTAACGCATGACACGACTACACCTATGATCGACAAGAATAAAGAAGGTCTTTTAGAAATGGGTAAAGGCCCAGTTATTGCTTATGCGCCGGCTGTGCAACAGAAATTACGTGATTTAATTACAGAAACCGCTGTAGCGAATAAGATTCCTTTTCAACGTTCAGCTCTTTCAAGAGCAACAGGAACAGATACAGATGCTTTTGCTTACAGTAATGGTGGTGTTGCCTCTGCATTAATTTCTTTACCCTTAAGATACATGCATACCACAGTAGAAATGGTGCATAGGAATGATGTAGAAAATGTAATTAAAATGATTTATGAAACCTTATTAAACATCAAAAACGGAGAAACTTTTTCTTATTTTGAATAA